Genomic window (Oncorhynchus mykiss isolate Arlee chromosome 21, USDA_OmykA_1.1, whole genome shotgun sequence):
AGCGACTGGCCTGAGCGACTCCGTAGGTCGCGTTCTGCATTCTCGCTCAGCGCCTGCTCCTCATCGTACCtgaggaagggagagatagagggagggcagcagggagagagagagaggcagggacggaggggaagacagagagaggcagggagggagatagtggtgagtgagagagagacggaggcaggaagggaggggaagagagagagagacagaggatagagagagagagtacactcttagaaaaaaggcttccaaaagggttcttcggctgcccCCATAGTAGAACCtttttttgattccaggtagaaccttttttggttctaggtagaactattttgtgttccaagggttcttcaaagggttctactATGTGGATAGCCAAAGAACAGTTTTAGGTCCTAGAtatcacctttttttctaagagtgtatgtttAAGACAGAGTACTGGTAAGAGCTACAGTGGGGTacgaaatgattgacaccctcgATAAAGATGATCAAAAATATAGAtatttggccacgcacaccagtggtgggtttggcgtcgACATGAGAATGCATGAGCAGAAAATAACCCTGTAcctactgtaaagtttggtggtgtatcttatggggctattttgcttccactggtcgtGGGGTCCTTGTTAatgtcaacggcatcatgaactttacccagtatcAGGATATTATTGACAAAAAcatggttgcctctgccaggaggccgaaacttggccgcaagtggatcttcaagcaagacaataaccctaagcacacatcaaaatatacAAAGAAATTGTTAATTGGCCCCAAAATCAAAAGTAGAAACCTATTGAAAagctgtggtttgaattgaagagggcagtctaTAAGCGCAGACGAAgcatatcaaggatctggaaggattctgtcagtggaggctgctgaggggaggacggctcataataacacCCGAACAGAATaaatagaaaccatgtgtttgatggatttgataccatttcactcattctgctccagccattaccaagaGCTCGTTCTCCCCAATTATAGTGCCACCAACCTGCTGTGGATTGTGTATgtaggaatggtctaagatccctcccaaagtgttctccaactcataaaatAAGTAAAGATGCCAGATATAGGAAGTATAAAGACAATATATTGATAACATCACAACACAAATGTAACTCTGAGGTAAAAGGCTGTGTGTTGTCATTCTGAtcggtcagatagctagcaacaatgactaGAAGCTGCTATGCGGTGAATCGTAGATGGCTTGTTTCAGTTCATCTGATCCTAAATCAGTTCACGGTTAGAGGTATTTTCTCTAACCGTTAATCCTGGCTTGATGGACCAATAGTTTTAAAACgtcaaaccctgcccatctggcactccggAATTAGATTTTTTGAAACAAATAGTGTTGTTTCTTTTTACCCTGGGCCACGTTCCGTAGTCAAATGctgcagatagaaatgccatgATTAGATCCGACttgattccttattctacatgtcagagaagCATAGCATATTTCTATCTAAATATTCCAAAACGCTGCGTCCTGCTGAACACGCCCCAGGCCTGTTTTCTCCCTCGAGCGCTGTGATAGGAGGAGGGGGCTGTCACTCACAGGACTTGGTAGTTGCCCAGGGCCTCTCGGGGTGGGCTGCGGTTCCAGCGGCAGTCGGGAATGTCCCCGTTGGGTGTGACGATGTTGAGAGTGTCATTGATCAGATTGTACTTCAGGATCCGGTCATTGGCTGTGCTGGAGGTGAGCGACGGAGAAGCGTTGACCTGGAGGATAGACGcggaatagacacacacacacacacacacacacacacacacacacacacacacacagcagagagcaCAGGTCAGGATAAGCATTAGTCATTATGTACACACGGGCCAGCATGGAAAGTTCTGTCCTGAGTATGAGTAGAGTACAAAGTACTGGAGACTAGTAACAGGCAGGAATGACCTCACTATTTCACTGTTTTCATTTCCTATCGGTCCCCATAGGAACTGGGAGCTGCTTATCAGGCAGGAAATGTACCACATGGACAATGTAATAGCAGCAGAGGTGGGTGTGGGTTGTAAATATACTggcacacagacacccacatgGACAactaagagagagaaaaatagagatcaatcccagaaagacacacacacacacacacacacacacagcttggttGGAATCACTCCCTTGTTTCCCAGCCCTTGCAGACTGAGAGACTGCTGCAGGTTGGTTCCTCAGCTGTTATTCTACAATACACATTAATGAGGGCTTGGCATAGGCATGCCGGCTATTCTGCCCCGGGTGGCTGTACCAGAGGATCTCACAGCGGATCAGCACtgctacacacagagacacttagTGAATATGGGACCAGGGAAACTTAAACAATCTACCAAAATAGATCCGTTTTTATTCCTGTTCAAGTCAAAAGTTGAATTCCTCTAGGACCCTCTGAGAATGTTTGACTTCATGTACTCAGCCAGACATTCACAGTGAGAAACCAATAGAAAGTAAACAACTCAGTATGCAAACAATGGCAGATAGAGAAGATTGAAGGAGTTTACAAAGTCATATCAACAGACAATTGTTTCATTGTGACATTCCTAAATCCTAAAAACATACATAACTGCTGGTGAACCAGAGTACTGTTTGTTTCCTGTACATTGCCGTGAGCAGGTTTTAGTCAAACacctcagacacaaacacacacctcagacacaaacacacacacacacatatacaaacactcacacacacagagagagagaaaagtcaaCCCTAAGGACATTAAACTTGATAGACAGAGAAAGGAACGCAGCACTGGTTTCCCTTCACAAACAATGCAGAACAAAGAAAACATTTTGACACAAGGTCATCTTAGTAGGAACAAGAATTAGTGAGCAAAAGTATAGTGTGTTCACAATAAGAGAGACTTTTTTACTTCACGTTATTTTTGCCTATGTCATgtaattacagtgtgtgtgtgggtgggcgcCTCACCTCAATGAGCCATGGCTTCAGCTTGTCATCGATGATGATGTCATATCCATAACACTCAAAGCAATGTTTATCATTGTTCATGACGGGCtgtgaagtgagagagagggagagggagggtttaGAGGGGAAAGGGAAGTTAGTGCGTTGAGTGTGTGGGACAGGAGTGAAAAAGGGAAGACCAGCTGCAACACAGCAGGGATAAAATGGGGAACACGTTTTtgtttcagtatgtgtgtgtgaccactcACAGCGACAGCCTTTAGGGACTGCACCATGATCCAGTGGATCTGGTCAAACAGTCGGCTGGTCACCTCCTTCCCCCTGGTGCTCTCCAGGTACAGACGCAGGTTACTGACCGTCCACTTCCCACCGTGGACATGGTTATAGTCATCCTGCAACGTGTATAGATGTATTGTACACACGTagaaatatatacacacagaaactCATATATTTATGTAGGAGACATTTCTGCCTGTTTTAGGCCCATTtggtgtgttgtgtatgtgttatctgtcttgaaaacacacacacacacacacacacttaccccatgTCTCTGAATGGCCACATTGGTCAGGTGCACAAACATGTTGTCCAGTTCACTAGTGCTGGGGGTGTACTTCACTGTGCAAAACCGGCAGAAACCCAGTTTATACCTGGAAGCAACACAA
Coding sequences:
- the LOC110501019 gene encoding probable tubulin polyglutamylase TTLL1 isoform X1, with amino-acid sequence MANKVKWVTDIEKSVLINNFEKRGWTQVTENEDWNFYWMSVQTIRNVFSVDTGYRLSDEQMVNHFPNHYELTRKDLMIKNIKRYRKDMEKEGSPLAEKDENGKYLYLDFVPVTFMLPADYNLFVEEFRKSPSSTWIMKPCGKAQGKGIFLINKLSQIKKWSRDSRTSTFVAASSGKEAYVISLYIDNPLLIGGKKFDLRLYVLVTTYRPLKCYMYKLGFCRFCTVKYTPSTSELDNMFVHLTNVAIQRHGDDYNHVHGGKWTVSNLRLYLESTRGKEVTSRLFDQIHWIMVQSLKAVAPVMNNDKHCFECYGYDIIIDDKLKPWLIEVNASPSLTSSTANDRILKYNLINDTLNIVTPNGDIPDCRWNRSPPREALGNYQVLVIVLLEDPLAAKFRPPGRGNHVFVNNILILGKVHDAVDINKDPTTSGSKIAP